In the genome of Leishmania infantum JPCM5 genome chromosome 27, one region contains:
- a CDS encoding putative dual specificity protein phosphatase — protein MPPKVSELPQQRKNTVHHLPDDDISLFFRVLRFLSAHSHLATLDAATERLDDADRSPSTTPSAPVARRGVQCTQTGTSASVNNRIPTPPVLREPLEEFRMMATNLPIDQEGLEAARKTVCELLEGLCHKLADPAITKELRQKVLLTDGSELLGNSSSSSGALGISAVECGAIRSLSSFGIDSLNQMQEIVPGLWCGSYHPAIDRELMKRHGITHVCCCIGTPPSFPGDFIYMTLSADDRPDYDMTPHFAHTFEFIENALVTNHGGVLVHCGAGISRAPTVVSAYLMRKLRLCSSAAIHLVQQHRPCASPNTGFRQQLYEYGMKIGVREQEPAARRELASESAWRAANALRRP, from the coding sequence ATGCCGCCCAAGGTGAGCGaactgccgcagcagcggaagaaCACCGTTCACCACCTCCCCGATGATGACATAAGCCTTTTCTTCCGCGTGCTGCGCTTTCTCTCCGCCCACTCCCACCTTGCCACCCTCGACGCGGCCACGGAGCGCCTCGATGACGCCGACCGCAGCCCATCCACCACTCCGTCCGCTCCGGTCGCCAGGCGTGGCGTGCAGTGCACCCAAACCGGCACGAGCGCCTCCGTGAACAACCGAATTCCAACGCCGCCCGTGCTGCGGGAACCGCTGGAAGAGTTCCGCATGATGGCGACGAATTTGCCCATCGATCAGGAAGGgctcgaggcggcgcgcaagACTGTGTGTGAGCTTCTGGAAGGGCTTTGCCACAAGCTTGCAGATCCTGCCATCAcgaaggagctgcggcagaagGTGCTGCTGACGGACGGAAGCGAGCTTCTGGGAaactcgagcagcagcagcggcgcactgGGCATCTCCGCCGTGGAGTGCGGCGCCATACGTAGCTTAAGCAGCTTTGGCATCGATAGCCTCAACCAGATGCAGGAGATTGTCCCTGGCCTGTGGTGCGGCTCCTACCACCCAGCGATCGATCGCGAGCTGATGAAGCGCCACGGCATCACCcacgtgtgctgctgcattgGCACGCCGCCAAGCTTCCCGGGGGACTTTATATACATGACGCTGTCGGCCGACGACCGCCCCGACTACGACATGACGCCGCACTTTGCACACACCTTTGAGTTCATCGAGAACGCGCTGGTGACGAACCATGGCGGGGTGCTCGTGCACTGTGGCGCCGGCATCTCTCGCGCGCCGACGGTGGTGTCAGCCTATCTGATGCGGAAGCTGCGCCTTTGCTCGTCTGCTGCGATTCATCttgtccagcagcaccgcccgtGTGCGTCGCCAAACACTGGTTTCCGGCAACAGCTGTATGAGTACGGCATGAAGATCGGTGTGCGTGAACAGGAACCAGCGGCGCGTAGGGAGCtggcgagcgagagcgctTGGCGTGCGGCGAATGCTCTGAGGAGGCCGTAA
- a CDS encoding putative ribosomal protein L11: protein MLRRSAVRYLKARPKTVNIEPGSNRFLDPNVEAKARDIFAVPEFPNKAVLHNWRFFIKAGKAATGPPVGQEFSKLGLKAMDFAKAFNDRTKPHFKDDIELIVRIQVYFDKSYIFRIEPPPTAWFLLRAIRKKRGETGPVALRGNYCAYLTLEMCYEIAKMKQMSWGKVEYPPIEVRVRRVVGQARRMGIAIIGIDTVHSSPVKDMTEKQYLEESEKHRKVHMIQYEALKAKELESAPLIERLHRPNMAPLTNTQLEEGLKDANLLNALWKSSHPKSLFAQDTRDREMARRYLNTRGWFKEMTPAEMRLVFLNYRLPEQDRQRQLNMTDGQAQSQAFWSRDAASPQ, encoded by the coding sequence ATGTTGCGACGCAGTGCGGTGCGGTACCTCAAGGCGCGACCAAAGACGGTCAACATCGAGCCAGGTAGCAACCGATTTCTCGACCCCAAtgtggaggcgaaggcgaggGACATCTTCGCCGTACCGGAGTTTCCGAacaaggcggtgctgcacaaCTGGCGCTTCTTCATCAAGGCTGGCAAGGCCGCAACGGGGCCGCCGGTCGGCCAGGAGTTCTCGAAGCTGGGACTGAAGGCGATGGACTTTGCCAAGGCGTTCAACGACCGCACCAAGCCGCATTTCAAGGACGATATCGAGCTCATTGTGCGCATTCAGGTGTACTTTGACAAGTCGTACATCTTCCGCAtcgagccgccgccgacggcgtggTTTCTGTTGCGCGCGATTCGCaagaagagaggcgagaCGGGCCCTGTCGCTCTGCGCGGCAACTACTGTGCCTATCTCACCCTAGAGATGTGCTACGAGATCGCCAAGATGAAGCAGATGTCGTGGGGAAAGGTCGAATACCCACCAATcgaggtgcgtgtgcggcgtgTCGTTGGTCAGGCGAGGCGCATGGGCATTGCCATCATCGGCATCGACACTGTGCACAGCTCGCCCGTGAAGGACATGACGGAGAAGCAGTACCtcgaagagagcgagaagcaCCGCAAGGTGCACATGATACAGTAtgaggcgctgaaggcgaaggagctCGAGTCGGCCCCGCTGATTGAGCGTCTGCATCGACCGAACATGGCCCCGCTGACAAACACGCAACTTGAGGAGGGCCTGAAGGATGCAAACCTGCTGAACGCGCTGTGGAAGTCGTCTCACCCCAAGAGTCTCTTCGCGCAGGACACGCGCGATCGCGAAATGGCGCGCCGCTACCTGAACACGCGCGGCTGGTTCAAAGAAATGACACCGGCGGAGATGCGTCTTGTGTTTCTGAATTACCGCCTCCCCGAGCAGGATCGCCAGCGACAGCTGAACATGACAGACGGACAGGCGCAGTCGCAGGCCTTCTGGTCGCGTGATGCCGCGTCACCGCAGTAA